Proteins encoded in a region of the Pseudomonas shahriarae genome:
- a CDS encoding OsmC family protein, protein MNDSTRVNLRLEQQHDYRCTLHFEEGAPTLTVDEPPPLGEAVGPSPVELLLGAVANCLTNSLLFALRKYKQDAEPLSCKATAEVGRNAENRLRVLHIDIELQLGKSAAKLEHLPRILGQFESFCTVTQSVAQGIPVQLRVIDSEGLVLKGDLHASTEPASTGA, encoded by the coding sequence ATGAACGACAGCACTCGTGTGAATTTGCGTTTGGAGCAACAACATGACTATCGCTGCACGCTGCACTTCGAAGAAGGTGCGCCGACTCTGACCGTGGATGAGCCACCCCCACTGGGTGAGGCTGTTGGTCCCAGCCCGGTGGAACTGCTGCTCGGTGCGGTTGCTAACTGTCTGACTAACAGTCTGCTGTTCGCCCTGCGTAAGTACAAGCAGGATGCCGAGCCGCTTTCATGCAAGGCCACTGCTGAGGTCGGACGCAATGCTGAAAATCGCCTACGGGTACTCCATATAGACATTGAACTGCAGTTAGGAAAATCAGCTGCCAAGCTGGAGCACTTACCGCGCATCCTTGGCCAATTCGAAAGTTTTTGCACCGTTACACAAAGCGTGGCCCAAGGCATCCCAGTCCAATTACGAGTCATAGACTCCGAAGGGCTGGTACTAAAAGGTGATCTGCATGCTTCCACTGAACCCGCTTCGACAGGGGCGTGA